The following are encoded together in the Zingiber officinale cultivar Zhangliang chromosome 8A, Zo_v1.1, whole genome shotgun sequence genome:
- the LOC122008479 gene encoding filament-like plant protein 7 isoform X1, with protein sequence MDNTTWLWKKKSLEKNIEKEKILELERHLEDLNEQLSSIRSESNAKDDLLTKQSRVSEEATAGWCKAEAETASFKQKLDDAVLQKKAAEERVADRDIALKECMQQLHITKEDQQFIVNNAAFKISREQEKVRTLEQKLSETNKRLTEVVVENGNLNRILEVKEDLFKEVSESKSKVEANLTEVSSRLDSSEKLNASLRYELCMLQKEIEIRNEERDYNNRSSNAAHRQNLESVKKIAKLETECQRLRVMVRKRLPGPTALAKMRSEVEILGNNSTETRKKRLGSMNEDFSLKNILPDDDVSSKGTFSFVDRLRATEDENKILKESLIKKNNELQASHAMFSRTAMKLSQVEKQLEELSKGQVCELARGSPLSCDIPLSSISEHGANDDSVSCAESSASALVSELEHFRSGKSTASSFRNARMSELSLMDDFVEMEKLAIVSADKYFESSSSVFGDNNSCVTTKDSCAGLDLSEATGKDLVLVKEANNETQFRYTAFENHPSWLQDILRVIIQKHHIVQKSFSVILNDVRVALDVLNYNIEGDRFTSKSSAQPCQSSLHESIRKLIELVEGIVQKNTKSNGLEMSSGDTKANATEQRYPSANGYVARSFLWENSELSAVLQNFISVCTELLCRKVDFEQFTAQVALTLEWIVNHCFSLQDVTDMKATIRKHLDADVTYPSKELDKLDSIEETNTTDGRKDENELLRYKIMSMDSRRKDLEAVLKTSTDKNETLTAQLRKSEVSITNLQLEFATLKESKGQIEDQIINQKLINEDLGTQLSIAKTELKEAYQKFSSLEVELEEKSNCCEELEAACLELQLQIESSAASKEAPKYVLQQEEKQIQADCDIAAASEKLAACQETIVNLGKQLKALASPQDAPLFDKVISTPAAAKSRRRLQLVDHMRAEDQVTLQSPNTKEIICTEPPKPPTTATSTTQHLHEGSAKSIMNLSPVKSPASNHRGGTSAERLMIVPKKQKGGGMFLRKLLLRRKRERQEPRCYDLAHK encoded by the exons ATGGATAACACGACATGGCTTTGGAAGAAGAAGTCCTTGGAAAAGAACATCGAG AAAGAGAAGATCCTCGAGCTAGAGAGACACTTGGAAGATTTAAATGAACAACTTTCATCTATTCGCTCTGAGTCCAATGCTAAAGATGATCTTTTGACAAAGCAATCCAGAGTATCTGAGGAAGCAACTGCAG GATGGTGTAAAGCAGAAGCAGAAACTGCTTCATTCAAACAAAAACTGGATGATGCTGTACTCCAAAAGAAAGCTGCCGAAGAAAGAGTAGCTGATAGAGATATAGCGTTGAAAGAATGCATGCAACAGCTACATATTACTAAAGAAGATCAACAATTCATTGTTAACAATGCTGCCTTTAAGATATCGAGAGAGCAGGAGAAGGTTCGAACATTAGAACAGAAGTTATCGGAGACAAATAAGAGGCTTACTGAGGTAGTCGTTGAAAATGGCAACTTGAATAGAATTCTAGAGGTCAAAGAAGACTTATTCAAAGAAGTAAGCGAGTCGAAATCCAAGGTAGAAGCAAACCTCACGGAAGTGTCGAGTAGGCTTGATTCATCTGAGAAACTCAATGCTTCTTTAAGGTACGAGCTAtgcatgcttcaaaaagagattgaGATTCGAAATGAGGAGAGGGATTATAATAACAGATCCTCGAATGCTGCTCATAGGCAAAACCTAGAGAGTGTTAAGAAGATTGCTAAGTTAGAAACTGAGTGCCAAAGATTGCGTGTCATGGTCAGGAAGAGACTTCCGGGACCAACGGCTTTAGCTAAAATGCGGAGTGAGGTTGAAATTCTAGGTAATAATTCCACTGAAACAAGGAAGAAAAGGTTGGGTTCCATGAATGAAGATTTCAGCTTGAAGAATATTCTTCCCGATGACGACGTATCAAGCAAGGGCACCTTTTCATTTGTTGATAGACTACGCGCCACTGAAGATGAGAACAAGATTCTCAAAGAATCATTGATCAAGAAAAACAATGAACTTCAGGCATCACATGCCATGTTTTCACGTACCGCAATGAAGCTATCACAGGTTGAGAAACAACTTGAAGAACTCTCGAAAGGACAAGTTTGTGAGCTAGCAAGGGGAAGTCCATTGTCTTGTGACATTCCTCTTTCATCGATTTCAGAGCATGGTGCGAATGATGACAGTGTCAGCTGTGCTGAATCGTCGGCTTCTGCTTTAGTTTCTGAGCTGGAACACTTCAGAAGTGGAAAATCAACTGCTTCATCATTCAGAAATGCCAGAATGTCAGAATTGAGTTTGATGGATGATTTTGTTGAGATGGAGAAACTTGCGATAGTCTCTGCAGACAAATATTTTGAAAGTTCATCGAGTGTGTTCGGTGATAATAATTCATGTGTGACGACTAAAGATTCTTGTGCAGGACTTGATTTATCAGAAGCAACCGGCAAGGACTTGGTTCTAGTTAAAGAAGCAAACAATGAGACGCAATTCAGGTACACTGCATTCGAAAATCACCCTAGTTGGCTTCAGGATATTCTGAGGGTCATCATACAAAAGCATCATATCGTGCAAAAAAGTTTTAGTGTCATTCTCAATGATGTTAGAGTTGCATTGGATGTCTTGAACTATAATATCGAAGGAGATCGTTTCACTAGCAAAAGCAGTGCCCAACCATGCCAGTCAAGCCTACACGAATCAATTCGTAAACTTATTGAATTGGTTGAGGGAATTGTTCAGAAAAATACCAAAAGTAATGGACTAGAGATGTCATCTGGAGATACCAAAGCCAATGCTACTGAACAAAGATATCCTTCTGCAAATGGATATGTTGCCCGCTCATTTCTATGGGAAAATTCTGAACTTTCTGCTGTCCTACAGAATTTTATTTCGGTGTGTACTGAGTTGCTGTGCAGAAAGGTTGATTTTGAACAATTTACTGCTCAAGTAGCTTTGACTCTGGAGTGGATCGTAAACCATTGTTTTTCTCTTCAAGATGTTACAGACATGAAAGCAACAATAAGGAAACACTTGGATGCAGATGTGACTTATCCATCTAAGGAGTTGGATAAGTTAGATTCAATTGAAGAAACCAATACCACCGATGgaagaaaagatgaaaatgaactcCTGAGATATAAGATCATGAGTATGGATTCAAGGAGGAAGGATTTGGAGGCAGTGCTAAAAACATCCACCGATAAGAATGAAACACTGACGGCTCAACTTAGGAAGTCAGAAGTGAGCATCACCAATTTACAGCTAGAATTTGCTACTCTTAAAGAATCGAAGGGGCAGATTGAAGACCAGATCATAAACCAAAAACTGATTAATGAAGATCTTGGGACACAGCTTTCAATTGCAAAGACTGAATTGAAAGAGGCATATCAAAAATTCTCATCCCTTGAAGTTGAACTTGAAGAAAAAAGCAATTGCTGTGAGGAATTGGAGGCAGCATGTCTCGAATTGCAGCTTCAAATTGAAAG CAGTGCTGCATCCAAGGAAGCTCCAAAGTATGTCctgcaacaagaagaaaagcaaATCCAGGCA GACTGTGATATCGCTGCTGCTTCTGAAAAGCTTGCGGCTTGTCAGGAAACGATTGTAAACCTGGGGAAACAGTTGAAAGCATTGGCCTCACCACAAGATGCACCTTTATTCGACAAGGTCATATCCACTCCTGCCGCTGCAAAATCCAGACGCCGACTTCAGTTAGTTGATCATATGAGAGCAGAGGATCAGGTAACATTGCAATCTCCAAACACAAAGGAAATTATATGCACTGAACCGCCGAAACCACCAACAACTGCAACTTCTACGACGCAACACTTGCACGAAGGTTCAGCAAAAAGTATCATGAATCTGTCACCAGTGAAGTCACCGGCTAGCAATCATAGAGGTGGAACTAGTGCTGAAAGGCTTATGATTGTACCAAAGAAACAAAAAGGAGGGGGTATGTTCCTGAGGAAGCTTCTTCTGCGACGAAAGAGAGAACGGCAAGAACCTCGATGCTATGATTTAGCTCACAAATAA
- the LOC122008478 gene encoding probable arabinose 5-phosphate isomerase, with protein MGSLPPLPMDVPRSCVKIDAAELGRLFQAQRLHMEHFFDHLDIAQAADFAQALLDAPGAIFFSGVGKSGIVAQKLAQTIASLGFARAAFLSPVDALHGDLGAVFPGDLLVLISKSGASEELLVLAPCARAKGVRLLSLTSASVGSGNPLADLCDVNVHLPLQRELCPFGLAPVTSASIQMVFGDTIVAALMAARRLTKEQYARNHPAGKIGKSLIFKVRDVMKKKEDLPLCKEQDMIMEQLTELTSKGCGCLLVVDEMLHLIGTFTDGDLRRTLKAYGAAIFNLTVGEMCNRNPRSISPEAMAVEAMERMESPPSAVQFLPVVDARNVVIGIITLHGLVSAGL; from the exons ATGGGATCTTTACCTCCACTGCCGATGGATGTTCCCAGATCCTGCGTCAAGATCGATGCGGCAGAGCTCGGCCGCCTGTTCCAGGCGCAGCGTCTCCACATGGAGCACTTTTTCGACCACCTCGACATCGCTCAGGCGGCGGACTTCGCCCAGGCCCTCCTCGACGCACCCGGCGCCATCTTTTTCTCCGGCGTCGGGAAGTCAGGCATCGTCGCCCAAAAGCTCGCTCAGACCATCGCCTCCCTCGGCTTTGCTCGTGCCGCCTTCCTCTCCCCCGTTGACGCCCTCCACGGAGATCTCGGCGCCGTCTTCCCAGGGGACCTCCTCGTTCTCATTTCTAAGTCCGGCGCCTCAGAGGAGCTTCTCGTCCTTGCCCCCTGCGCCCGTGCAAAGGGCGTGCGTCTCCTTTCCCTCACCTCCGCCAGCGTGGGCTCCGGCAATCCCCTTGCAGATCTCTGCGACGTCAATGTGCACCTTCCCCTCCAGCGCGAGCTCTGCCCCTTCGGCCTTGCTCCAGTCACCTCGGCGTCGATCCAGATGGTGTTTGGGGACACTATTGTTGCTGCCCTAATGGCGGCCAGGCGTCTCACCAAAGAGCagtatgctaggaaccaccctgcCGGAAAGATTGGGAAAAGCCTCATCTTCAAG GTGAGGGATgtgatgaagaagaaagaagatctTCCATTGTGCAAGGAACAAGACATGATAATGGAACAATTAACAGAATTAACAAGCAAAGGATGTGGGTGTTTGCTTGTTGTTGATGAGATGCTTCATCTGATCGGGACCTTTACTGATGGTGATCTGCGGCGCACACTCAAGGCATATGGTGCAGCCATCTTCAACCTCACGGTTGGCGAGATGTGCAACAG GAACCCAAGATCAATCAGCCCAGAAGCTATGGCTGTCGAGGCAATGGAGAGGATGGAATCACCCCCTTCTGCCGTGCAATTCTTACCCGTTGTCGATGCCCGCAATGTTGTGATTGGTATCATCACCTTGCATGGACTGGTTTCAGCAGGCTTGTGA
- the LOC122008479 gene encoding filament-like plant protein 7 isoform X3 — MDNTTWLWKKKSLEKNIEKEKILELERHLEDLNEQLSSIRSESNAKDDLLTKQSRVSEEATAEAETASFKQKLDDAVLQKKAAEERVADRDIALKECMQQLHITKEDQQFIVNNAAFKISREQEKVRTLEQKLSETNKRLTEVVVENGNLNRILEVKEDLFKEVSESKSKVEANLTEVSSRLDSSEKLNASLRYELCMLQKEIEIRNEERDYNNRSSNAAHRQNLESVKKIAKLETECQRLRVMVRKRLPGPTALAKMRSEVEILGNNSTETRKKRLGSMNEDFSLKNILPDDDVSSKGTFSFVDRLRATEDENKILKESLIKKNNELQASHAMFSRTAMKLSQVEKQLEELSKGQVCELARGSPLSCDIPLSSISEHGANDDSVSCAESSASALVSELEHFRSGKSTASSFRNARMSELSLMDDFVEMEKLAIVSADKYFESSSSVFGDNNSCVTTKDSCAGLDLSEATGKDLVLVKEANNETQFRYTAFENHPSWLQDILRVIIQKHHIVQKSFSVILNDVRVALDVLNYNIEGDRFTSKSSAQPCQSSLHESIRKLIELVEGIVQKNTKSNGLEMSSGDTKANATEQRYPSANGYVARSFLWENSELSAVLQNFISVCTELLCRKVDFEQFTAQVALTLEWIVNHCFSLQDVTDMKATIRKHLDADVTYPSKELDKLDSIEETNTTDGRKDENELLRYKIMSMDSRRKDLEAVLKTSTDKNETLTAQLRKSEVSITNLQLEFATLKESKGQIEDQIINQKLINEDLGTQLSIAKTELKEAYQKFSSLEVELEEKSNCCEELEAACLELQLQIESSAASKEAPKYVLQQEEKQIQADCDIAAASEKLAACQETIVNLGKQLKALASPQDAPLFDKVISTPAAAKSRRRLQLVDHMRAEDQVTLQSPNTKEIICTEPPKPPTTATSTTQHLHEGSAKSIMNLSPVKSPASNHRGGTSAERLMIVPKKQKGGGMFLRKLLLRRKRERQEPRCYDLAHK; from the exons ATGGATAACACGACATGGCTTTGGAAGAAGAAGTCCTTGGAAAAGAACATCGAG AAAGAGAAGATCCTCGAGCTAGAGAGACACTTGGAAGATTTAAATGAACAACTTTCATCTATTCGCTCTGAGTCCAATGCTAAAGATGATCTTTTGACAAAGCAATCCAGAGTATCTGAGGAAGCAACTGCAG AAGCAGAAACTGCTTCATTCAAACAAAAACTGGATGATGCTGTACTCCAAAAGAAAGCTGCCGAAGAAAGAGTAGCTGATAGAGATATAGCGTTGAAAGAATGCATGCAACAGCTACATATTACTAAAGAAGATCAACAATTCATTGTTAACAATGCTGCCTTTAAGATATCGAGAGAGCAGGAGAAGGTTCGAACATTAGAACAGAAGTTATCGGAGACAAATAAGAGGCTTACTGAGGTAGTCGTTGAAAATGGCAACTTGAATAGAATTCTAGAGGTCAAAGAAGACTTATTCAAAGAAGTAAGCGAGTCGAAATCCAAGGTAGAAGCAAACCTCACGGAAGTGTCGAGTAGGCTTGATTCATCTGAGAAACTCAATGCTTCTTTAAGGTACGAGCTAtgcatgcttcaaaaagagattgaGATTCGAAATGAGGAGAGGGATTATAATAACAGATCCTCGAATGCTGCTCATAGGCAAAACCTAGAGAGTGTTAAGAAGATTGCTAAGTTAGAAACTGAGTGCCAAAGATTGCGTGTCATGGTCAGGAAGAGACTTCCGGGACCAACGGCTTTAGCTAAAATGCGGAGTGAGGTTGAAATTCTAGGTAATAATTCCACTGAAACAAGGAAGAAAAGGTTGGGTTCCATGAATGAAGATTTCAGCTTGAAGAATATTCTTCCCGATGACGACGTATCAAGCAAGGGCACCTTTTCATTTGTTGATAGACTACGCGCCACTGAAGATGAGAACAAGATTCTCAAAGAATCATTGATCAAGAAAAACAATGAACTTCAGGCATCACATGCCATGTTTTCACGTACCGCAATGAAGCTATCACAGGTTGAGAAACAACTTGAAGAACTCTCGAAAGGACAAGTTTGTGAGCTAGCAAGGGGAAGTCCATTGTCTTGTGACATTCCTCTTTCATCGATTTCAGAGCATGGTGCGAATGATGACAGTGTCAGCTGTGCTGAATCGTCGGCTTCTGCTTTAGTTTCTGAGCTGGAACACTTCAGAAGTGGAAAATCAACTGCTTCATCATTCAGAAATGCCAGAATGTCAGAATTGAGTTTGATGGATGATTTTGTTGAGATGGAGAAACTTGCGATAGTCTCTGCAGACAAATATTTTGAAAGTTCATCGAGTGTGTTCGGTGATAATAATTCATGTGTGACGACTAAAGATTCTTGTGCAGGACTTGATTTATCAGAAGCAACCGGCAAGGACTTGGTTCTAGTTAAAGAAGCAAACAATGAGACGCAATTCAGGTACACTGCATTCGAAAATCACCCTAGTTGGCTTCAGGATATTCTGAGGGTCATCATACAAAAGCATCATATCGTGCAAAAAAGTTTTAGTGTCATTCTCAATGATGTTAGAGTTGCATTGGATGTCTTGAACTATAATATCGAAGGAGATCGTTTCACTAGCAAAAGCAGTGCCCAACCATGCCAGTCAAGCCTACACGAATCAATTCGTAAACTTATTGAATTGGTTGAGGGAATTGTTCAGAAAAATACCAAAAGTAATGGACTAGAGATGTCATCTGGAGATACCAAAGCCAATGCTACTGAACAAAGATATCCTTCTGCAAATGGATATGTTGCCCGCTCATTTCTATGGGAAAATTCTGAACTTTCTGCTGTCCTACAGAATTTTATTTCGGTGTGTACTGAGTTGCTGTGCAGAAAGGTTGATTTTGAACAATTTACTGCTCAAGTAGCTTTGACTCTGGAGTGGATCGTAAACCATTGTTTTTCTCTTCAAGATGTTACAGACATGAAAGCAACAATAAGGAAACACTTGGATGCAGATGTGACTTATCCATCTAAGGAGTTGGATAAGTTAGATTCAATTGAAGAAACCAATACCACCGATGgaagaaaagatgaaaatgaactcCTGAGATATAAGATCATGAGTATGGATTCAAGGAGGAAGGATTTGGAGGCAGTGCTAAAAACATCCACCGATAAGAATGAAACACTGACGGCTCAACTTAGGAAGTCAGAAGTGAGCATCACCAATTTACAGCTAGAATTTGCTACTCTTAAAGAATCGAAGGGGCAGATTGAAGACCAGATCATAAACCAAAAACTGATTAATGAAGATCTTGGGACACAGCTTTCAATTGCAAAGACTGAATTGAAAGAGGCATATCAAAAATTCTCATCCCTTGAAGTTGAACTTGAAGAAAAAAGCAATTGCTGTGAGGAATTGGAGGCAGCATGTCTCGAATTGCAGCTTCAAATTGAAAG CAGTGCTGCATCCAAGGAAGCTCCAAAGTATGTCctgcaacaagaagaaaagcaaATCCAGGCA GACTGTGATATCGCTGCTGCTTCTGAAAAGCTTGCGGCTTGTCAGGAAACGATTGTAAACCTGGGGAAACAGTTGAAAGCATTGGCCTCACCACAAGATGCACCTTTATTCGACAAGGTCATATCCACTCCTGCCGCTGCAAAATCCAGACGCCGACTTCAGTTAGTTGATCATATGAGAGCAGAGGATCAGGTAACATTGCAATCTCCAAACACAAAGGAAATTATATGCACTGAACCGCCGAAACCACCAACAACTGCAACTTCTACGACGCAACACTTGCACGAAGGTTCAGCAAAAAGTATCATGAATCTGTCACCAGTGAAGTCACCGGCTAGCAATCATAGAGGTGGAACTAGTGCTGAAAGGCTTATGATTGTACCAAAGAAACAAAAAGGAGGGGGTATGTTCCTGAGGAAGCTTCTTCTGCGACGAAAGAGAGAACGGCAAGAACCTCGATGCTATGATTTAGCTCACAAATAA
- the LOC122008479 gene encoding filament-like plant protein 7 isoform X2, whose amino-acid sequence MDNTTWLWKKKSLEKNIEKEKILELERHLEDLNEQLSSIRSESNAKDDLLTKQSRVSEEATAGWCKAEAETASFKQKLDDAVLQKKAAEERVADRDIALKECMQQLHITKEDQQFIVNNAAFKISREQEKVRTLEQKLSETNKRLTEVVVENGNLNRILEVKEDLFKEVSESKSKVEANLTEVSSRLDSSEKLNASLRYELCMLQKEIEIRNEERDYNNRSSNAAHRQNLESVKKIAKLETECQRLRVMVRKRLPGPTALAKMRSEVEILGNNSTETRKKRLGSMNEDFSLKNILPDDDVSSKGTFSFVDRLRATEDENKILKESLIKKNNELQASHAMFSRTAMKLSQVEKQLEELSKGQVCELARGSPLSCDIPLSSISEHGANDDSVSCAESSASALVSELEHFRSGKSTASSFRNARMSELSLMDDFVEMEKLAIVSADKYFESSSSVFGDNNSCVTTKDSCAGLDLSEATGKDLVLVKEANNETQFRYTAFENHPSWLQDILRVIIQKHHIVQKSFSVILNDVRVALDVLNYNIEGDRFTSKSSAQPCQSSLHESIRKLIELVEGIVQKNTKSNGLEMSSGDTKANATEQRYPSANGYVARSFLWENSELSAVLQNFISVCTELLCRKVDFEQFTAQVALTLEWIVNHCFSLQDVTDMKATIRKHLDADVTYPSKELDKLDSIEETNTTDGRKDENELLRYKIMSMDSRRKDLEAVLKTSTDKNETLTAQLRKSEVSITNLQLEFATLKESKGQIEDQIINQKLINEDLGTQLSIAKTELKEAYQKFSSLEVELEEKSNCCEELEAACLELQLQIESAASKEAPKYVLQQEEKQIQADCDIAAASEKLAACQETIVNLGKQLKALASPQDAPLFDKVISTPAAAKSRRRLQLVDHMRAEDQVTLQSPNTKEIICTEPPKPPTTATSTTQHLHEGSAKSIMNLSPVKSPASNHRGGTSAERLMIVPKKQKGGGMFLRKLLLRRKRERQEPRCYDLAHK is encoded by the exons ATGGATAACACGACATGGCTTTGGAAGAAGAAGTCCTTGGAAAAGAACATCGAG AAAGAGAAGATCCTCGAGCTAGAGAGACACTTGGAAGATTTAAATGAACAACTTTCATCTATTCGCTCTGAGTCCAATGCTAAAGATGATCTTTTGACAAAGCAATCCAGAGTATCTGAGGAAGCAACTGCAG GATGGTGTAAAGCAGAAGCAGAAACTGCTTCATTCAAACAAAAACTGGATGATGCTGTACTCCAAAAGAAAGCTGCCGAAGAAAGAGTAGCTGATAGAGATATAGCGTTGAAAGAATGCATGCAACAGCTACATATTACTAAAGAAGATCAACAATTCATTGTTAACAATGCTGCCTTTAAGATATCGAGAGAGCAGGAGAAGGTTCGAACATTAGAACAGAAGTTATCGGAGACAAATAAGAGGCTTACTGAGGTAGTCGTTGAAAATGGCAACTTGAATAGAATTCTAGAGGTCAAAGAAGACTTATTCAAAGAAGTAAGCGAGTCGAAATCCAAGGTAGAAGCAAACCTCACGGAAGTGTCGAGTAGGCTTGATTCATCTGAGAAACTCAATGCTTCTTTAAGGTACGAGCTAtgcatgcttcaaaaagagattgaGATTCGAAATGAGGAGAGGGATTATAATAACAGATCCTCGAATGCTGCTCATAGGCAAAACCTAGAGAGTGTTAAGAAGATTGCTAAGTTAGAAACTGAGTGCCAAAGATTGCGTGTCATGGTCAGGAAGAGACTTCCGGGACCAACGGCTTTAGCTAAAATGCGGAGTGAGGTTGAAATTCTAGGTAATAATTCCACTGAAACAAGGAAGAAAAGGTTGGGTTCCATGAATGAAGATTTCAGCTTGAAGAATATTCTTCCCGATGACGACGTATCAAGCAAGGGCACCTTTTCATTTGTTGATAGACTACGCGCCACTGAAGATGAGAACAAGATTCTCAAAGAATCATTGATCAAGAAAAACAATGAACTTCAGGCATCACATGCCATGTTTTCACGTACCGCAATGAAGCTATCACAGGTTGAGAAACAACTTGAAGAACTCTCGAAAGGACAAGTTTGTGAGCTAGCAAGGGGAAGTCCATTGTCTTGTGACATTCCTCTTTCATCGATTTCAGAGCATGGTGCGAATGATGACAGTGTCAGCTGTGCTGAATCGTCGGCTTCTGCTTTAGTTTCTGAGCTGGAACACTTCAGAAGTGGAAAATCAACTGCTTCATCATTCAGAAATGCCAGAATGTCAGAATTGAGTTTGATGGATGATTTTGTTGAGATGGAGAAACTTGCGATAGTCTCTGCAGACAAATATTTTGAAAGTTCATCGAGTGTGTTCGGTGATAATAATTCATGTGTGACGACTAAAGATTCTTGTGCAGGACTTGATTTATCAGAAGCAACCGGCAAGGACTTGGTTCTAGTTAAAGAAGCAAACAATGAGACGCAATTCAGGTACACTGCATTCGAAAATCACCCTAGTTGGCTTCAGGATATTCTGAGGGTCATCATACAAAAGCATCATATCGTGCAAAAAAGTTTTAGTGTCATTCTCAATGATGTTAGAGTTGCATTGGATGTCTTGAACTATAATATCGAAGGAGATCGTTTCACTAGCAAAAGCAGTGCCCAACCATGCCAGTCAAGCCTACACGAATCAATTCGTAAACTTATTGAATTGGTTGAGGGAATTGTTCAGAAAAATACCAAAAGTAATGGACTAGAGATGTCATCTGGAGATACCAAAGCCAATGCTACTGAACAAAGATATCCTTCTGCAAATGGATATGTTGCCCGCTCATTTCTATGGGAAAATTCTGAACTTTCTGCTGTCCTACAGAATTTTATTTCGGTGTGTACTGAGTTGCTGTGCAGAAAGGTTGATTTTGAACAATTTACTGCTCAAGTAGCTTTGACTCTGGAGTGGATCGTAAACCATTGTTTTTCTCTTCAAGATGTTACAGACATGAAAGCAACAATAAGGAAACACTTGGATGCAGATGTGACTTATCCATCTAAGGAGTTGGATAAGTTAGATTCAATTGAAGAAACCAATACCACCGATGgaagaaaagatgaaaatgaactcCTGAGATATAAGATCATGAGTATGGATTCAAGGAGGAAGGATTTGGAGGCAGTGCTAAAAACATCCACCGATAAGAATGAAACACTGACGGCTCAACTTAGGAAGTCAGAAGTGAGCATCACCAATTTACAGCTAGAATTTGCTACTCTTAAAGAATCGAAGGGGCAGATTGAAGACCAGATCATAAACCAAAAACTGATTAATGAAGATCTTGGGACACAGCTTTCAATTGCAAAGACTGAATTGAAAGAGGCATATCAAAAATTCTCATCCCTTGAAGTTGAACTTGAAGAAAAAAGCAATTGCTGTGAGGAATTGGAGGCAGCATGTCTCGAATTGCAGCTTCAAATTGAAAG TGCTGCATCCAAGGAAGCTCCAAAGTATGTCctgcaacaagaagaaaagcaaATCCAGGCA GACTGTGATATCGCTGCTGCTTCTGAAAAGCTTGCGGCTTGTCAGGAAACGATTGTAAACCTGGGGAAACAGTTGAAAGCATTGGCCTCACCACAAGATGCACCTTTATTCGACAAGGTCATATCCACTCCTGCCGCTGCAAAATCCAGACGCCGACTTCAGTTAGTTGATCATATGAGAGCAGAGGATCAGGTAACATTGCAATCTCCAAACACAAAGGAAATTATATGCACTGAACCGCCGAAACCACCAACAACTGCAACTTCTACGACGCAACACTTGCACGAAGGTTCAGCAAAAAGTATCATGAATCTGTCACCAGTGAAGTCACCGGCTAGCAATCATAGAGGTGGAACTAGTGCTGAAAGGCTTATGATTGTACCAAAGAAACAAAAAGGAGGGGGTATGTTCCTGAGGAAGCTTCTTCTGCGACGAAAGAGAGAACGGCAAGAACCTCGATGCTATGATTTAGCTCACAAATAA